A section of the Enterobacter sp. C2 genome encodes:
- the ygiD gene encoding 4,5-DOPA dioxygenase extradiol, with amino-acid sequence MSASRMPALFLGHGSPMNVLEDNIYTRAWGKLGQTLPRPKAIVVISAHWFTRGTGVTAMETPKTIHDFGGFPQALFDTHYPAPGSPELAQRLVDLLAPVPVALDKEAWGFDHGSWGVLIKMYPDADIPMVQLSVDSTKPAAWHYEMGRRLATLRDEGIMLVASGNVVHNLRTARWHGESTPYAWAESFNDYVKANLTWQGPVEQHPLVNYLQHEGGSLSNPTPEHFLPLLYVLGAWDGAEPMTIPVEGMEMGSISMLSVQVG; translated from the coding sequence ATGTCTGCGTCTCGTATGCCAGCGCTGTTTCTGGGCCACGGCAGCCCGATGAACGTGCTGGAAGATAATATCTATACCCGTGCCTGGGGCAAGCTGGGGCAGACGCTGCCGCGTCCAAAGGCGATTGTGGTGATCTCCGCCCACTGGTTTACCCGTGGCACCGGCGTGACGGCAATGGAAACCCCGAAGACGATTCATGACTTTGGCGGCTTCCCGCAGGCGCTCTTTGACACGCACTATCCCGCACCTGGCTCGCCTGAGCTGGCACAGCGGCTGGTGGATCTGCTGGCACCGGTCCCGGTTGCGCTGGACAAAGAGGCGTGGGGGTTTGACCACGGCTCCTGGGGCGTGCTGATCAAGATGTACCCGGACGCCGACATCCCTATGGTGCAGTTGAGCGTGGACAGCACCAAACCCGCCGCCTGGCACTATGAGATGGGCCGCAGGCTGGCGACGCTCCGCGATGAAGGCATTATGCTGGTGGCGAGCGGCAACGTGGTGCATAACCTGCGTACCGCGCGCTGGCACGGCGAGAGCACGCCCTACGCGTGGGCGGAATCGTTTAATGATTACGTGAAGGCTAACCTCACCTGGCAGGGGCCGGTTGAGCAGCATCCGCTGGTGAACTATCTGCAGCACGAGGGTGGCTCGCTGTCGAACCCGACGCCGGAGCATTTCCTGCCGCTGCTCTACGTGCTCGGCGCATGGGACGGCGCAGAACCGATGACAATCCCGGTAGAGGGGATGGAGATGGGCAGCATCAGCATGCTGTCGGTGCAAGTGGGCTAA
- a CDS encoding glutathionylspermidine synthase family protein, with the protein MERVTIDERPDWREKATEYGFNFHTMYGEPYWCEEAYYKFSLAQIEKLEEVTAELHQMCLKVVEKVVASDELMAKFRIPKHTWSFVRQAWQTQQPSLYSRLDLAWDGVGEPKLLENNADTPTSLYEAAFFQWIWLEDQQNAGKLPPQSDQFNSLQEKLIERFGELREQYGFNLLHLACCRDTVEDRGTVQYLQDCAAEAGVASEFLYIEDIGLGEKGQFTDLQDQVISNLFKLYPWEYMLREIFSTKLEDAGVRWLEPAWKSIISNKALLPMLWEMFPDHPNLLPAYFAEDDHPPLEKYVVKPIFSREGANVSIVENGQTIEQVEGPYGEEGMIVQQFYPLPKFGDSYVLIGSWLINDQPAGIGIREDRALITQDLSRFYPHIFVE; encoded by the coding sequence ATGGAACGAGTCACTATTGACGAGCGCCCGGACTGGCGCGAAAAAGCGACCGAGTACGGTTTTAATTTTCACACCATGTACGGTGAGCCGTACTGGTGTGAAGAGGCCTACTACAAATTCAGCCTTGCGCAGATCGAGAAGCTTGAAGAAGTTACCGCCGAGCTGCATCAGATGTGCCTGAAGGTAGTGGAGAAGGTCGTTGCCAGCGATGAGCTGATGGCCAAATTCCGCATTCCGAAACACACCTGGAGCTTTGTGCGCCAGGCGTGGCAGACGCAGCAGCCATCGCTCTATTCCCGCCTCGATCTGGCATGGGACGGCGTAGGTGAACCCAAGCTGCTGGAGAACAACGCCGATACCCCGACCTCGCTGTATGAAGCCGCGTTCTTCCAGTGGATCTGGCTGGAAGACCAGCAGAACGCCGGCAAGCTGCCACCACAGAGCGATCAGTTTAACAGTCTGCAGGAGAAGCTCATCGAGCGCTTCGGCGAGCTGCGCGAGCAGTACGGCTTTAACCTGCTGCATCTGGCCTGCTGCCGCGACACCGTTGAAGATCGCGGCACGGTGCAGTATCTGCAGGACTGCGCCGCCGAAGCGGGCGTCGCCAGCGAGTTTCTCTACATCGAAGATATTGGGCTGGGTGAAAAAGGCCAGTTCACCGATCTTCAGGATCAGGTGATCAGCAACCTGTTCAAGCTCTACCCGTGGGAGTACATGCTGCGTGAGATCTTCTCTACCAAGCTGGAAGATGCTGGCGTGCGCTGGCTGGAGCCGGCCTGGAAGAGCATTATCTCTAACAAAGCGCTGCTGCCGATGCTGTGGGAGATGTTCCCGGATCATCCGAACCTGCTGCCTGCTTACTTTGCCGAAGATGACCATCCGCCGCTGGAAAAATACGTTGTTAAACCGATCTTCTCGCGGGAAGGCGCTAACGTCTCTATCGTGGAAAACGGTCAGACTATCGAGCAGGTAGAGGGTCCCTACGGTGAAGAGGGCATGATCGTCCAGCAGTTCTATCCGCTACCTAAGTTTGGTGACAGCTACGTGCTGATCGGCAGCTGGCTAATCAACGATCAACCTGCCGGGATTGGTATTCGTGAGGATCGGGCGTTGATCACCCAGGATCTCTCCCGCTTCTATCCGCACATTTTCGTCGAGTAG
- the zupT gene encoding zinc transporter ZupT, giving the protein MSVPLILTLLAGAATFIGAILGVLGQKPSNRVLAFSLGFAAGIMLLISLMEMLPAALGTEGMSPVLGYGMFIVGLLGYYGLDRLLPHAHAQDLMRASSKTMPSNIKRTAILLTLGISLHNFPEGVATYVTASSNLELGLGIALAVALHNIPEGLAVAAPVYAATGSKRKAVMWAGISGLAEILGGVLAWLILGSLVSPVVMAAIMAAVAGIMVALSVDELMPLAKEIDPNNNPSYGVLCGMSVMGLSLVLLQSIGFAG; this is encoded by the coding sequence ATGTCGGTCCCGTTGATTCTGACCTTATTAGCCGGTGCGGCCACCTTCATTGGCGCGATCCTCGGCGTGCTTGGGCAGAAGCCTTCCAACCGCGTACTGGCCTTTTCGCTGGGATTTGCCGCCGGGATTATGCTGCTGATCTCGCTAATGGAGATGCTCCCCGCCGCGCTCGGTACGGAAGGGATGTCGCCGGTGCTTGGCTACGGCATGTTTATCGTCGGCCTGCTGGGCTACTACGGCCTCGATCGTCTGCTGCCGCATGCCCATGCGCAGGATCTTATGCGCGCCAGCAGCAAAACGATGCCGAGCAATATCAAGCGTACGGCGATCCTGTTGACCCTTGGCATTAGCCTGCACAACTTTCCCGAAGGCGTGGCCACCTACGTGACGGCCAGCAGCAACCTTGAGCTGGGGCTGGGGATCGCCCTGGCGGTAGCGCTGCACAACATTCCCGAAGGGCTGGCGGTGGCAGCGCCGGTCTATGCCGCCACGGGCTCAAAGCGTAAAGCGGTAATGTGGGCGGGGATCTCAGGCCTGGCGGAAATTCTCGGCGGCGTGCTGGCGTGGCTGATCCTCGGCAGCCTGGTTTCGCCGGTGGTGATGGCGGCGATCATGGCGGCGGTGGCCGGGATCATGGTGGCATTATCGGTAGATGAGCTGATGCCGCTGGCGAAAGAGATCGATCCCAACAACAACCCGAGCTACGGCGTACTGTGCGGTATGTCGGTGATGGGGCTGAGCCTGGTGCTGCTGCAAAGCATCGGCTTTGCGGGCTAA
- the hldE gene encoding bifunctional D-glycero-beta-D-manno-heptose-7-phosphate kinase/D-glycero-beta-D-manno-heptose 1-phosphate adenylyltransferase HldE, protein MKVTLPEFERAGVMVVGDVMLDRYWYGPTSRISPEAPVPVVKVDAVEERPGGAANVAMNIASLGAHSRLVGLTGIDDAARALSKTLADVNVKCDFVSVPTHPTITKLRVLSRNQQLIRLDFEEGFEGVDPEPLHDRISQALGCIGALILSDYGKGALASVQQMIALARKANVPVLIDPKGNDFERYRGATLLTPNLSEFEAVAGKCKNEAEIVERGMKLIADFDLSALLVTRSEQGMTLLQPGKAPLHMPTQAQEVYDVTGAGDTVIGVLAATLAAGNSLEEACYFANAAAGVVVGKLGTSTVSPIELENAVRGRSETGFGVMNEEELKQAVAAARKRGEKVVMTNGVFDILHAGHVSYLANARKLGDRLIVAVNSDASTSRLKGPTRPVNPLEQRMIVLGALEAVDWVVSFEEDTPQRLIAGILPDLLVKGGDYKPEDIAGSKEVWANGGDVQVLNFEDGCSTTNIIKKIQKN, encoded by the coding sequence ATGAAAGTAACGCTGCCAGAGTTTGAACGTGCAGGGGTGATGGTCGTCGGTGACGTGATGTTAGATCGCTACTGGTATGGCCCGACCAGCCGTATCTCACCGGAAGCGCCTGTACCGGTGGTCAAGGTCGATGCGGTTGAAGAGCGGCCTGGCGGCGCGGCGAACGTGGCGATGAACATTGCCTCTCTCGGTGCTCATTCGCGTCTGGTTGGCCTGACCGGCATCGATGACGCCGCGCGCGCGCTGAGCAAAACGCTGGCCGACGTCAACGTTAAGTGCGATTTCGTCTCCGTTCCGACCCATCCTACTATCACCAAGCTGCGCGTGCTGTCGCGTAACCAGCAGCTGATCCGCCTCGACTTTGAAGAGGGGTTTGAGGGCGTGGACCCCGAGCCGCTGCACGATCGCATTAGCCAGGCGCTGGGCTGTATCGGCGCTTTGATCCTCTCCGATTACGGCAAGGGCGCGCTGGCCAGCGTTCAGCAGATGATCGCCCTGGCGCGTAAAGCCAACGTGCCGGTGCTTATCGATCCAAAAGGCAACGATTTCGAGCGCTATCGTGGCGCAACCCTGCTGACGCCGAACCTCTCCGAGTTCGAGGCGGTGGCCGGGAAGTGTAAAAACGAAGCGGAGATCGTTGAGCGTGGCATGAAGCTGATCGCCGATTTCGATCTCTCCGCGCTGCTGGTGACCCGCTCCGAACAGGGCATGACCCTGCTGCAGCCGGGCAAAGCGCCGCTGCATATGCCGACCCAGGCGCAGGAGGTCTATGACGTGACCGGCGCGGGCGACACGGTCATTGGCGTGCTGGCAGCAACGCTGGCGGCGGGCAACTCGCTGGAAGAGGCCTGCTACTTTGCAAACGCCGCGGCGGGTGTCGTGGTCGGCAAGCTCGGTACCTCAACCGTTTCGCCGATTGAGCTGGAGAATGCCGTACGTGGTCGTTCAGAAACCGGCTTCGGCGTAATGAACGAAGAGGAGCTGAAGCAGGCGGTGGCGGCTGCGCGCAAGCGTGGCGAGAAGGTGGTGATGACCAACGGCGTGTTCGATATTCTGCACGCGGGCCACGTCTCCTACCTGGCTAACGCCCGCAAACTCGGCGATCGCCTGATCGTGGCGGTGAACAGCGATGCCTCGACCAGCCGCCTGAAAGGGCCTACCCGTCCGGTTAACCCGCTTGAGCAGCGCATGATCGTGCTCGGCGCGCTGGAGGCCGTGGACTGGGTGGTGTCGTTCGAAGAGGATACGCCGCAGCGCCTGATCGCCGGGATCCTGCCGGATCTGCTGGTGAAAGGCGGTGACTACAAGCCGGAAGATATTGCGGGCAGCAAAGAGGTGTGGGCTAACGGCGGTGACGTGCAGGTGCTCAACTTCGAAGATGGCTGCTCAACCACCAACATCATCAAGAAGATCCAGAAAAACTGA
- the glnE gene encoding bifunctional [glutamate--ammonia ligase]-adenylyl-L-tyrosine phosphorylase/[glutamate--ammonia-ligase] adenylyltransferase, giving the protein MMPLSTPLQQHWQTLIERLPDTLSASTLSAEAKSVLTFSDFVQASIAAHPEWLTALESEPPQAEEWQNYPAWIKAALAEVSDEASLMRELRLFRRRIMVRIAWAQALRLVTEESTLQQLSALAETLIVSARDWLYAACCREWGTPCSADGTPQPLLILGMGKLGGNELNFSSDIDLIFSWPENGATRGGRRELDNAQFFTRLGQRLIKVLDQPTQDGFVYRVDMRLRPFGDSGPLVLSFAALEDYYQEQGRDWERYAMVKARIMGDNDGVYATELRAMLRPFIFRRYIDFSVIQSLRNMKSMIAREVRRRGLKDNIKLGAGGIREVEFIVQVFQLIRGGREPSLQQRSLLPTLIAIDQLHLLPAGDADTLREAYLWLRRLENLLQSINDEQTQTLPGDELNRARLAWGMGVADWQALSDTLDQHMAAVRRIFNELIGDDDTDTQDEQLSEQWRELWQDTLEDDDATPVLAHLADGDRIRVVALIADFRRELTRRTIGPRGRQVLDHLMPHLLSQVCPRADAPVPLARLMPLLSGIVTRTTYIELLSEFPGALKHLISLCAASPMVASQLARYPLLLDELLDPSTLYQPTAMDAYRDELRQYLLRVPEEDEEQQLEALRQFKQAQLLRVAAADIAGTLPVMKVSDHLTWLAEAMIDAVVQQAWTQMVARFGQPKHLRDREGRGFAVVGYGKLGGWELGYSSDLDLVFLHDCPADVMTDGEREIDGRQFYLRLAQRIMHLFSTRTSSGILYEVDARLRPSGAAGMLVTTADAFADYQQNEAWTWEHQALVRARVVYGDPQLKSRFDEIRRTILMTPRDGEKLQTEVREMREKMRAHLGNKHRERFDLKADAGGITDIEFIAQYLVLGHAHQKPKLTRWSDNVRILELLAQNDIMDEQEAQALTHAYTTLRDALHHLALQEQPGHVPETEFAEERGQVSASWQKWLLKPCAQN; this is encoded by the coding sequence ATGATGCCGCTCTCTACGCCGCTTCAGCAGCACTGGCAGACGCTTATCGAACGTCTGCCGGATACACTCTCCGCCTCAACGCTCAGCGCAGAGGCGAAGTCAGTGCTCACTTTTAGTGACTTTGTGCAGGCAAGCATTGCCGCGCACCCCGAGTGGCTGACGGCGCTGGAGAGCGAGCCGCCGCAGGCGGAGGAGTGGCAGAACTATCCTGCCTGGATCAAGGCGGCGCTGGCGGAGGTCAGTGACGAAGCGTCGCTGATGCGCGAGCTGCGCCTGTTCCGCCGCCGCATTATGGTACGCATCGCCTGGGCCCAGGCCCTGCGGCTGGTAACCGAAGAGAGCACGCTTCAGCAGCTTAGCGCCCTGGCGGAGACCCTGATCGTCAGCGCCCGCGACTGGCTTTACGCCGCCTGCTGTCGGGAGTGGGGCACGCCGTGTAGCGCTGACGGCACGCCGCAGCCGCTGCTGATCCTCGGCATGGGCAAGCTGGGGGGGAACGAGCTGAACTTCTCTTCGGATATCGATCTCATCTTCTCCTGGCCGGAGAACGGGGCAACCCGCGGCGGGCGTCGCGAGCTGGACAACGCCCAGTTCTTCACTCGCCTCGGACAGCGGCTGATCAAGGTGCTCGACCAGCCCACTCAGGACGGCTTTGTCTACCGGGTGGATATGCGTCTGCGTCCCTTTGGCGACAGCGGCCCGCTGGTGCTGAGCTTTGCGGCACTGGAGGATTATTACCAGGAGCAGGGGCGCGACTGGGAGCGCTACGCGATGGTTAAGGCGCGGATCATGGGCGACAACGACGGCGTCTACGCTACCGAGCTGCGGGCCATGCTGCGTCCCTTTATTTTCCGTCGCTATATCGATTTCAGCGTCATCCAGTCGCTGCGCAACATGAAGAGCATGATTGCCCGCGAAGTACGGCGACGCGGATTGAAAGACAACATCAAGCTGGGAGCAGGCGGCATCCGCGAGGTGGAGTTTATCGTCCAGGTGTTCCAGCTGATCCGTGGCGGCCGCGAGCCGTCGCTCCAGCAGCGCTCGCTGCTGCCGACGCTGATCGCCATCGATCAGCTGCATCTTCTGCCTGCCGGAGATGCCGACACGCTGCGGGAAGCCTACCTCTGGCTGCGTCGGCTGGAGAATCTCCTGCAAAGCATCAACGACGAACAGACCCAGACCCTGCCGGGGGATGAGCTTAACCGTGCCCGGCTGGCCTGGGGAATGGGCGTCGCCGACTGGCAAGCGCTTAGCGACACCCTGGATCAGCACATGGCTGCCGTGCGGCGTATCTTTAACGAGCTGATTGGCGATGACGATACCGACACCCAGGACGAGCAGCTGTCGGAGCAGTGGCGCGAGCTGTGGCAGGACACGCTGGAAGACGATGACGCCACGCCGGTGCTGGCGCATCTTGCGGATGGCGATCGTATCCGGGTGGTAGCGCTGATCGCCGATTTTCGTCGGGAGCTGACGCGCAGGACCATTGGCCCGCGCGGTCGCCAGGTGCTCGATCACCTGATGCCGCATCTGCTCAGCCAGGTCTGCCCCCGTGCCGACGCGCCGGTGCCGCTGGCGCGGCTGATGCCGCTCCTGAGCGGAATTGTCACGCGCACCACCTATATTGAGCTGCTGAGCGAGTTTCCCGGCGCGCTCAAGCACCTGATCTCCCTCTGTGCCGCCTCGCCAATGGTCGCCAGCCAGCTGGCGCGCTATCCGCTGCTGCTGGATGAGCTGCTGGATCCCAGTACGCTCTACCAGCCGACGGCGATGGACGCCTACCGGGACGAGCTGCGCCAGTATCTGCTCCGCGTGCCGGAGGAGGACGAAGAGCAGCAGCTGGAGGCCCTGCGCCAGTTCAAGCAGGCGCAGCTGCTGCGCGTGGCGGCGGCGGATATTGCCGGTACCCTGCCGGTGATGAAAGTGAGCGATCACTTAACGTGGCTGGCGGAGGCGATGATCGACGCGGTAGTCCAGCAGGCCTGGACCCAGATGGTGGCGCGCTTTGGTCAGCCAAAGCACCTGCGCGATCGGGAGGGTCGCGGCTTTGCGGTGGTGGGCTACGGCAAGCTCGGCGGCTGGGAGCTGGGTTACAGCTCCGATCTCGATCTGGTCTTTCTGCACGACTGTCCGGCAGACGTGATGACCGACGGCGAGCGGGAGATCGATGGCCGCCAGTTCTACCTGCGCCTTGCCCAGCGCATTATGCACCTCTTCAGCACTCGCACCTCGTCGGGCATTCTCTACGAGGTGGACGCCCGCCTGCGGCCCTCTGGCGCGGCAGGGATGCTGGTCACCACCGCCGATGCGTTTGCGGACTATCAGCAGAATGAGGCGTGGACGTGGGAGCACCAGGCGCTGGTTCGCGCCAGGGTGGTATACGGCGATCCACAGCTGAAATCCCGCTTCGATGAGATCCGCCGCACCATTCTGATGACCCCCCGCGACGGGGAGAAACTGCAAACCGAGGTGCGGGAGATGCGCGAGAAGATGCGCGCCCATCTTGGCAACAAGCACCGGGAGCGTTTCGACCTCAAGGCCGACGCGGGCGGCATTACCGATATTGAGTTTATCGCCCAGTATCTGGTGCTGGGCCACGCGCACCAGAAGCCAAAGCTGACGCGCTGGTCTGATAACGTGCGTATTCTCGAACTGCTGGCGCAGAACGACATTATGGATGAGCAGGAGGCGCAGGCGCTGACCCACGCCTATACCACGCTACGCGATGCACTGCACCATCTGGCGCTGCAGGAGCAGCCTGGCCACGTGCCGGAAACGGAGTTTGCCGAAGAGCGTGGACAGGTCAGCGCCAGCTGGCAGAAGTGGCTGCTAAAACCGTGCGCGCAAAATTAA
- a CDS encoding accessory factor UbiK family protein, whose product MIDPKKIEQIARQVHESMPKGIRDFGEDVEKKIRQTLQSQLARLDLVSREEFDVQTQVLLRTREKLTALEQRISDLENRPATASAEPTQAQDLPSEVKPAPAIPPVENID is encoded by the coding sequence ATGATTGACCCGAAAAAAATTGAACAGATCGCCCGCCAGGTTCATGAATCTATGCCAAAAGGCATTCGTGATTTCGGCGAGGATGTAGAGAAGAAGATCCGCCAGACGCTGCAATCCCAGTTGGCGCGACTCGACCTGGTGAGCCGTGAAGAGTTTGATGTTCAGACGCAGGTTCTGCTGCGCACCCGTGAGAAACTGACTGCACTTGAGCAGCGGATCAGCGATCTGGAGAACCGCCCGGCCACCGCGTCGGCTGAACCCACTCAGGCGCAGGATCTGCCGAGCGAAGTAAAACCCGCACCGGCTATTCCGCCAGTGGAGAATATTGACTGA
- a CDS encoding DUF1190 family protein: MKRTKTINHATFRKSWGARHLTPVAFALTAAFMLAGCEQSDETVSMYQNADDCSSANPGKSAECTTAYNNALKEAERTAPKYKTREDCVAEFGEGQCQQAPAQAGMAPENQAQAQQSSGSFWMPLMAGYMMGRLMGGGAGFAQQPLFSSRNPASPAYGQYTDASGKGYGAAQPGRTATVPKTALAPKPATTSTVTRGGFGESVAKQSTMQRSAAGTSSSRSMGG; encoded by the coding sequence ATGAAACGGACAAAAACGATTAATCATGCGACGTTCCGCAAAAGCTGGGGCGCTCGCCATCTGACCCCCGTCGCCTTCGCCCTTACCGCCGCGTTTATGCTAGCGGGCTGCGAACAGAGCGATGAGACGGTATCGATGTATCAAAACGCCGACGACTGCTCCAGTGCCAATCCGGGCAAAAGCGCCGAATGTACTACCGCATACAACAACGCCCTGAAAGAGGCCGAGCGCACCGCGCCGAAATATAAGACGCGTGAAGACTGCGTCGCCGAGTTTGGTGAAGGCCAGTGCCAGCAGGCACCTGCTCAGGCGGGTATGGCACCGGAAAACCAGGCTCAGGCCCAGCAGAGCAGCGGCAGCTTCTGGATGCCGCTGATGGCGGGCTACATGATGGGACGCCTGATGGGCGGCGGTGCGGGCTTCGCCCAGCAGCCGCTGTTTAGCTCGCGTAACCCGGCGAGCCCGGCCTATGGTCAGTACACCGACGCCTCCGGTAAAGGCTACGGTGCAGCCCAGCCGGGCCGTACCGCGACCGTCCCGAAAACTGCGCTGGCCCCGAAACCGGCCACGACCTCTACGGTCACGCGCGGCGGCTTTGGTGAGTCGGTTGCTAAACAGTCCACTATGCAGCGTAGCGCCGCCGGCACCTCCTCTTCACGCTCAATGGGTGGCTAA
- the ribB gene encoding 3,4-dihydroxy-2-butanone-4-phosphate synthase — protein sequence MNQTLLSSFGTPFERVEHALDALRNGRGVMVLDDEDRENEGDMIFAAETMTVEQMALTIRHGSGIVCLCLTEEGRKQLDLPMMVENNTSAYGTGFTVTIEAATGVTTGVSAADRVTTVRAAIADGAKPSDLNRPGHVFPLRAQPGGVLTRGGHTEATIDLVTLAGFKPAGVLCELTNDDGSMARAPECIEFAKAHDMAVVTIEDLVAYRREQERKAS from the coding sequence ATGAATCAGACGCTGCTTTCCTCTTTTGGCACGCCATTCGAACGTGTGGAACACGCTTTAGACGCACTGCGCAACGGGCGCGGAGTCATGGTGCTCGACGACGAGGATCGTGAAAACGAAGGCGATATGATCTTCGCCGCAGAAACCATGACCGTTGAGCAGATGGCGCTGACTATTCGTCACGGCAGCGGCATTGTCTGCCTCTGCCTGACCGAAGAAGGTCGTAAACAGCTCGATCTGCCGATGATGGTGGAGAACAACACCAGCGCCTACGGCACCGGTTTTACCGTGACCATCGAAGCCGCTACCGGCGTGACCACCGGCGTATCCGCTGCTGACCGCGTGACCACCGTGCGTGCCGCCATTGCCGACGGTGCTAAGCCGTCCGATCTTAACCGTCCAGGCCACGTCTTCCCGCTGCGCGCGCAGCCGGGTGGGGTGCTGACCCGCGGCGGCCACACCGAGGCAACCATTGACCTCGTGACGCTGGCGGGCTTCAAGCCTGCGGGTGTGCTCTGTGAGCTGACCAACGATGATGGCTCTATGGCACGCGCGCCGGAGTGCATCGAATTTGCGAAAGCCCATGATATGGCCGTTGTGACCATTGAAGATCTGGTGGCCTACCGCCGCGAGCAGGAACGTAAAGCCAGCTAA